In Abditibacteriota bacterium, a genomic segment contains:
- a CDS encoding DUF1638 domain-containing protein: MSDRIALFACRPQEELLRELIKDSPFSFELTVLPMTLHNDIDRLRAWLADRIACSEGYSALYFCMGLCGGAVKGIRGGRVPCVFVRAHDCITFALGSRERYMRLFRQVPGTYYFTPGWLEAMKNREADSEQFVLDEGGMAALKKSLTEAYGEDNGEFLFEMQTSWIRNYSRAMFIASPRSEKPGQREYLEDICRRCGWEQVSETEDLRLLEDLAAGRVDSGDFLVLRQGYEVYETGDDRVIDVRPYL; the protein is encoded by the coding sequence ATGAGTGACAGGATAGCCCTTTTTGCCTGCCGTCCTCAGGAGGAGCTGCTGAGAGAGCTCATCAAGGACAGCCCTTTCAGCTTTGAGCTGACGGTGCTGCCCATGACTCTCCACAACGATATAGACAGGCTGAGAGCCTGGCTGGCGGACCGCATCGCCTGCAGCGAGGGCTACAGCGCCCTCTATTTTTGCATGGGGCTCTGCGGCGGGGCCGTCAAGGGCATCAGGGGCGGCCGGGTGCCCTGCGTCTTTGTCCGGGCCCACGACTGCATCACCTTTGCTCTGGGCTCCCGGGAGCGGTATATGCGGCTCTTCCGGCAGGTCCCCGGCACCTACTACTTCACCCCCGGCTGGCTGGAGGCCATGAAGAACCGGGAGGCTGACTCGGAGCAGTTCGTCCTGGACGAGGGCGGTATGGCGGCTCTGAAAAAGAGCCTGACGGAGGCCTACGGCGAGGACAACGGGGAGTTTTTGTTTGAGATGCAGACCTCCTGGATCAGGAATTATTCCAGGGCCATGTTCATAGCCTCTCCCCGGTCCGAAAAGCCCGGGCAGCGGGAGTATCTGGAGGACATCTGCCGCCGGTGCGGCTGGGAGCAGGTCTCCGAGACGGAGGACCTGCGCTTGCTGGAGGACCTGGCGGCGGGACGGGTGGACAGCGGAGACTTTTTGGTGCTGCGGCAGGGCTACGAGGTGTATGAGACCGGAGACGACAGAGTGATAGACGTGAGGCCTTACCTATGA
- a CDS encoding metallophosphoesterase, producing MTLLLTAVAAAIVLIAIYITAVEPYWFRTVRLDVRSPRVPAGLEGRTVLFLTDIHTSKYGRLEKTLSRRLRELGQVDLCVITGDLMYRGSAGGALARVLENVDARSGKYYVCGNSEYKPYIDHDEMITAYGNMGLTELRNRSVTPFPDAPSFRLVGVDNFEECDVADPAAAFEEVRDTDYTVCLSHAPSNIDGLLKYGPDLVLSGHTHGGQVRLPLFNVVYTHMSRLDGLHGGMYPPDRLSELAGEKTEKTLLIVSNGIGTSAIRIRFRCRPQIHILTFYQK from the coding sequence ATGACGCTCCTGCTGACGGCCGTTGCCGCGGCCATAGTCCTCATAGCCATCTATATCACCGCGGTGGAGCCCTACTGGTTCCGAACGGTGAGGCTGGACGTCAGGTCGCCCCGGGTGCCTGCGGGCCTGGAGGGCAGGACGGTGCTGTTTTTGACAGACATCCACACCTCCAAATACGGCCGCCTGGAAAAGACCCTCTCCCGGCGCCTGCGGGAGCTGGGGCAGGTGGACCTGTGCGTCATCACCGGAGACCTGATGTATCGGGGCTCCGCCGGCGGGGCCCTGGCCCGGGTGCTGGAGAACGTGGACGCCCGCAGCGGCAAGTATTACGTGTGCGGCAACTCGGAATACAAGCCCTACATAGACCACGACGAGATGATCACAGCCTATGGGAACATGGGGCTCACGGAGCTCCGCAACCGTTCGGTCACGCCTTTTCCCGACGCGCCCTCCTTCCGCCTGGTGGGGGTGGACAACTTTGAGGAATGCGACGTGGCCGACCCGGCCGCGGCCTTTGAGGAGGTGCGGGACACGGACTACACGGTGTGCCTGTCTCACGCTCCCTCCAATATAGACGGGCTGCTGAAATACGGCCCGGACCTGGTGCTCAGCGGACACACCCACGGCGGCCAGGTGAGGCTGCCTCTGTTCAACGTGGTATATACCCACATGAGCCGGCTGGACGGGCTCCACGGCGGCATGTATCCCCCGGACCGGCTGTCGGAGCTCGCCGGGGAAAAGACGGAGAAGACCCTGCTCATTGTGTCCAACGGCATAGGCACCTCCGCCATACGCATCAGATTCAGGTGCCGCCCTCAGATACATATTCTCACCTTTTATCAAAAATAA